From the Priestia koreensis genome, one window contains:
- a CDS encoding MarR family winged helix-turn-helix transcriptional regulator, whose translation MAKKNAVSLISRIREEANHLLLSELHKRGVTGLAPSHGDLLWALYKFKRLTMKELAEAIYRTKPTVTVLVNKLVSLELIQKQRAAEDSRVTYITLTRKGEELQGIFQEVSDVLNEVVYGDLSSGEQVQLEELLEKVLGRF comes from the coding sequence ATGGCGAAGAAAAATGCAGTATCACTTATTAGTCGAATTAGAGAAGAAGCCAATCATCTTCTGTTGTCAGAGCTTCATAAACGTGGGGTAACAGGTCTTGCACCTTCACACGGTGATTTACTGTGGGCACTATATAAATTTAAGCGTCTGACGATGAAAGAGCTGGCGGAAGCAATTTATCGAACAAAACCAACGGTTACAGTTCTTGTCAATAAGCTTGTTAGTTTGGAGCTGATCCAAAAACAACGAGCTGCTGAGGATAGTCGCGTGACCTATATTACCTTAACTAGAAAGGGCGAAGAACTTCAAGGAATTTTCCAAGAAGTTTCAGACGTGCTAAATGAGGTAGTGTACGGTGATTTATCTTCTGGAGAACAAGTTCAGCTAGAGGAATTGCTCGAAAAAGTATTAGGTAGGTTTTGA